From one Triticum aestivum cultivar Chinese Spring chromosome 4B, IWGSC CS RefSeq v2.1, whole genome shotgun sequence genomic stretch:
- the LOC123093340 gene encoding uncharacterized protein encodes MLQLMMALAFSAAPLTLYVPPVRSLSLFVEAMETLCRECAPYSQGAVSRFRLGLSRIFAGLARALR; translated from the coding sequence ATGCTGCAGCTGATGATGGCGCTGGCCTTCtcggcggcgccgctgacgctctACGTGCCGCCGGTGCGCAGCCTCAGCCTCTTCGTGGAGGCCATGGAGACGCTGTGCCGCGAGTGCGCGCCCTACTCCCAGGGCGCCGTCTCCCGCTTCCGCCTCGGCCTCTCCCGCATCTTCGCCGGCCTCGCGCGCGCCCTGCGCTAA
- the LOC123093341 gene encoding uncharacterized protein isoform X2 yields MLPPALPATRVLTFVHQFVCSVLLQRDRFVCCLESRGHYSLAKAEAASTLDALCCALSQAAFAKPCHSAASVAPLLPKGKVKEGACVVLLQLAARIVVSNLHKNAKKSFSEMIKDMYLHYNGRSGLLLCGFQT; encoded by the exons ATGCTTCCTCCTGCCTTGCCAGCTACGCGTGTCCTCACCTTTGTTCATCAATTCGTGTGCAG CGTGCTGCTCCAGCGCGACCGCTTCGTGTGTTGCCTCGAGTCGCGTGGCCACTACTCTCTCGCCAAGGCGGAGGCAGCTTCCACTCTCGACGCCCTCTGCTGCGCGCTCTCGCAGGCGGCGTTCGCAAAGCCTTGTCACAGCGCTGCAagtgttgcccccctcctccccaagGGCAAGGTGAAGGAAGGTGCCTGTGTGGTTCTTCTGCAGCTCGCGGCAAGGATTGTTGTGTCCAACCTACATAAGAATGCCAAGAAGTCCTTCTCGGAGAT GATTAAGGACATGTACCTCCACTACAATGGGAGATCTGGGCTGCTTCTTTGTGGCTTCCAAACTTGA
- the LOC123093341 gene encoding uncharacterized protein isoform X1, giving the protein MIVYLLCPLNSVFILLIKKHLILWLGTLKIYKTFLLLDNLFSFDQSLLLAYTSVHSVLLQRDRFVCCLESRGHYSLAKAEAASTLDALCCALSQAAFAKPCHSAASVAPLLPKGKVKEGACVVLLQLAARIVVSNLHKNAKKSFSEMIKDMYLHYNGRSGLLLCGFQT; this is encoded by the exons ATGATTGTATACCTCCTATGCCCGCTTAATTCTGTGTTCATTTTGTTAATCAAGAAACATCTGATTTTATGGCTGGGTACGTTGAAAATATATAAAACCTTTCTTCTTTTGGATAATTTGTTTTCCTTTGACCAATCTTTGTTACTTGCCTACACATCTGTGCACAGCGTGCTGCTCCAGCGCGACCGCTTCGTGTGTTGCCTCGAGTCGCGTGGCCACTACTCTCTCGCCAAGGCGGAGGCAGCTTCCACTCTCGACGCCCTCTGCTGCGCGCTCTCGCAGGCGGCGTTCGCAAAGCCTTGTCACAGCGCTGCAagtgttgcccccctcctccccaagGGCAAGGTGAAGGAAGGTGCCTGTGTGGTTCTTCTGCAGCTCGCGGCAAGGATTGTTGTGTCCAACCTACATAAGAATGCCAAGAAGTCCTTCTCGGAGAT GATTAAGGACATGTACCTCCACTACAATGGGAGATCTGGGCTGCTTCTTTGTGGCTTCCAAACTTGA